One genomic segment of Hymenobacter psoromatis includes these proteins:
- a CDS encoding RagB/SusD family nutrient uptake outer membrane protein: MKNTFTRSAKILSIAASTLLLAPACTKDLNRTPTYDLTADKVYKDAAGYKTQLAKLYGGFALTGSQGPAGTPDIKGIDEGTSDYIRQLWSAQELTTDEAVIQWGDPGIQDWHNLNWTSNGVLIRGLYSRLMYEVTICNSYLQQAADAQLTSRGITSTDAGSIATFRAEARFLRALAYYHALDLYGNTAFATEKDIIGGTVLPPRTTRADLFTYIETELKAIDTSLLAPRANEYGRADQAAAWALLAKLYLNAQVYTGTPRYADAATYAKKVIDAGYKLLPKYGNLFLADNDKNNTEIIFPIVFDGKFTQSYGGTTFLTHVAVPSTAVATWNPAFYGIGGGWGGARTTANLFQQFPDTASDSRGRFHTGSQSLAIVSLTDFQYGYVPIKFRNVTSAGVAGSDNTFVDADYPMFRLGDMYLTYAEAAVRGGGDMGLALTYVNTVRSRAYNNTTNGNITASNLTLDFLLAERSRELFWEATRRTDLIRFGRFTSASYLWPWKGGVMAGQGVADTYNLLPIPSSELSINPNLQQNPGY, from the coding sequence AAACGCAGTTGGCCAAACTCTACGGCGGCTTTGCTCTCACGGGCTCGCAGGGCCCTGCTGGCACTCCCGACATCAAGGGTATTGACGAAGGCACCTCTGACTATATCCGCCAGCTTTGGAGCGCCCAGGAGCTCACTACTGACGAGGCCGTAATTCAATGGGGTGACCCCGGCATTCAAGACTGGCACAACCTGAACTGGACTTCTAATGGCGTGCTTATTCGGGGCCTTTACAGCCGCCTGATGTATGAAGTAACTATCTGCAACAGCTACTTGCAGCAGGCGGCTGACGCGCAGCTGACCTCCCGTGGCATCACTAGTACTGATGCGGGTAGTATTGCTACTTTCCGGGCTGAGGCGCGCTTCCTACGGGCCCTGGCCTATTACCATGCCCTGGACCTGTATGGCAATACGGCCTTCGCTACCGAGAAGGATATCATTGGCGGTACTGTTCTGCCTCCCCGCACTACGCGCGCCGATTTATTCACGTATATCGAAACGGAGTTGAAAGCCATCGATACATCCTTGCTGGCTCCTCGCGCCAATGAATACGGCCGCGCCGACCAGGCAGCCGCTTGGGCATTGCTGGCAAAGCTCTATCTCAATGCGCAGGTATACACTGGCACGCCCCGCTACGCCGATGCCGCTACGTATGCCAAAAAGGTTATCGATGCCGGTTATAAGTTGCTACCTAAATACGGCAATCTTTTTTTGGCCGACAATGACAAAAACAACACGGAAATTATTTTCCCCATCGTGTTCGACGGCAAGTTTACCCAGAGCTACGGAGGTACTACCTTCCTGACACACGTTGCCGTACCGAGCACGGCTGTAGCCACCTGGAACCCAGCATTCTACGGAATTGGGGGCGGCTGGGGCGGCGCCCGCACTACGGCCAACCTATTTCAGCAGTTCCCCGATACGGCCAGCGACTCGCGCGGCCGTTTTCACACGGGTAGCCAAAGCCTGGCTATCGTTTCGCTCACTGACTTTCAGTATGGTTATGTGCCTATCAAGTTCCGCAATGTAACGTCGGCTGGCGTAGCTGGCTCAGATAACACATTCGTAGATGCTGACTATCCTATGTTCCGTTTAGGCGATATGTATCTGACTTATGCGGAAGCAGCCGTGCGAGGCGGTGGCGATATGGGCCTGGCCCTGACTTATGTAAACACCGTGCGTTCACGTGCCTACAATAACACGACTAATGGCAACATTACGGCCAGTAATCTAACCTTAGATTTTCTGCTGGCTGAGCGCTCACGGGAACTGTTCTGGGAAGCCACCCGCCGTACCGACCTTATTCGCTTTGGGCGCTTCACCAGTGCTTCTTATCTCTGGCCCTGGAAAGGTGGGGTGATGGCAGGTCAAGGAGTAGCCGATACGTATAATCTGCTCCCAATTCCTTCCTCGGAACTGAGTATCAATCCTAACCTTCAGCAAAATCCTGGTTACTAA